One Synechococcus sp. CC9605 genomic window carries:
- a CDS encoding sigma-70 family RNA polymerase sigma factor yields MLLSAKAGDAANKHSLDKTCLKRRNRQIHDNLHMVRPIARHYAQQTGLESDDLLQVGCLGLIKAYNRYEAKRGAPFPSFAKPHIR; encoded by the coding sequence TTGCTTCTCTCTGCCAAGGCTGGAGATGCAGCCAACAAGCATTCATTGGACAAGACCTGCCTCAAGCGTCGGAACCGACAAATTCATGACAACTTGCATATGGTTCGACCCATTGCCCGTCACTACGCCCAGCAGACAGGCCTCGAAAGTGACGATCTCCTGCAAGTGGGATGTCTCGGCCTGATCAAGGCATACAACCGCTATGAGGCGAAGCGGGGGGCACCATTTCCAAGCTTCGCCAAGCCGCACATCCGGTGA
- a CDS encoding SDR family oxidoreductase, which translates to MVEAASTTWVGLALVVGPGGIGSAVAAELKRTCPDLKVLTAGRHGPPASSLNLDIENDSDLDGLSASLDAEGLPLRLVFNCSGRLHGPGLQPEKRLQQVDRSQLEQQFGINAMAPILLAKAIEPLLQRDQPFHFASLSARVGSIGDNRTGGWYGYRAAKAAQNQLLRCLSIEWARRWPLATVSLLHPGTTDTYLSRPFQSFVAADKLFSPERAARQLVEVLLQQTPEQSGAFLAWDGQSIDW; encoded by the coding sequence ATGGTCGAAGCAGCCTCAACCACTTGGGTTGGCTTGGCCCTGGTGGTTGGCCCCGGCGGGATCGGATCGGCAGTGGCAGCAGAACTGAAGCGCACCTGCCCTGATCTGAAGGTACTGACCGCTGGACGTCATGGACCGCCGGCATCCTCACTGAATCTGGACATTGAAAACGACAGTGATCTGGATGGGCTGAGCGCAAGCCTGGATGCCGAGGGGCTCCCCCTGCGATTGGTGTTCAACTGCAGCGGTCGACTGCACGGTCCTGGGCTGCAACCGGAAAAACGTCTTCAACAGGTCGATCGATCCCAGTTGGAGCAGCAATTCGGCATCAATGCCATGGCTCCGATCCTGCTGGCCAAGGCGATCGAACCTCTGCTGCAGCGCGATCAACCCTTTCATTTCGCCAGCCTCAGCGCTCGCGTGGGAAGCATCGGCGACAACCGAACTGGAGGCTGGTACGGCTACAGGGCAGCCAAGGCGGCTCAGAACCAGCTGCTGCGCTGCCTAAGCATTGAATGGGCTCGCCGCTGGCCGTTGGCCACCGTGAGCCTGTTGCACCCCGGAACAACCGACACATACCTGTCTCGTCCGTTCCAGAGCTTCGTGGCAGCGGACAAACTTTTCTCTCCAGAACGGGCCGCGCGTCAGCTGGTTGAGGTGTTGCTGCAGCAGACCCCGGAACAATCAGGGGCCTTTCTCGCCTGGGACGGTCAATCGATCGATTGGTGA
- a CDS encoding DUF3370 family protein: MSLRRIPILVLTCVSLAGLEFGLQRSAEAYVALMAGQKARPLNGSFNNVPVLHSNQPEIVTGPGILVNTAAGSAIPAELNQPLRNAAHTFNGEFGVHMHHKYYPQDQAKLGGRRSRGLMTLALIATNPGSSPITLNFDRGSVKNSFEAPYLPNRLMGVKPLGKRPWNTGPGDATAVQLLRGELDRKLPEHVVIPAGGQKVVVRTVLPARGIANGLLRGRSNGPFTMAVVAAEQSAQDSDLFAVLRSGRLAPGRIYLNRIREIQLGRVFSRVAGVALGDAYKAEISHDLNQGPLHVPLTSTKRHHFGTSDVQVNPLTTRMIDSALNNVGTYGVRYDVTLNVSGAGPHQLVLSHPVVSGKKTFTAFRGSLQIVQDRALQEVHVGMRSGESLALADLNLVPGTRKAVKVSLVYPADATPGHLLSVVPVQQLAMLHRCKQQQRDAQLKLADSKSRKVGPKSAPPPPEAKPVVVNPAPVSPTTLKPAPGIPAVIPVASPRYGDVVRSQQQWLLQLQGR, translated from the coding sequence ATGAGTCTCAGGCGAATCCCAATCTTGGTCTTGACCTGCGTCTCACTTGCGGGTCTTGAGTTTGGTCTTCAACGCAGCGCTGAGGCGTATGTCGCCCTGATGGCAGGTCAAAAAGCTCGACCTCTCAACGGCTCCTTCAACAACGTTCCGGTTCTTCACTCCAATCAACCGGAGATCGTCACCGGGCCAGGAATCCTGGTGAACACAGCTGCGGGTTCGGCCATCCCCGCAGAGTTAAACCAGCCGCTTCGTAACGCCGCCCACACCTTCAACGGTGAATTCGGCGTTCATATGCACCACAAGTATTACCCCCAAGACCAAGCCAAGTTGGGGGGGCGTCGATCCAGGGGCTTGATGACTCTGGCTCTGATCGCGACGAATCCCGGATCAAGCCCGATCACGCTCAATTTTGACCGTGGCTCCGTCAAAAACAGTTTCGAAGCGCCCTATCTCCCGAATCGTTTGATGGGGGTAAAGCCCCTCGGGAAGCGTCCTTGGAACACAGGACCTGGCGATGCCACAGCTGTTCAACTCCTGCGCGGCGAACTGGACCGGAAATTACCCGAACATGTCGTGATCCCGGCAGGTGGGCAGAAGGTTGTGGTGCGTACCGTGCTTCCTGCCCGTGGCATTGCCAACGGATTGCTGAGGGGACGCAGCAATGGTCCTTTCACAATGGCTGTTGTTGCGGCCGAGCAATCAGCACAGGATTCCGATCTCTTCGCGGTGCTGCGGTCCGGGCGACTGGCGCCGGGGAGGATTTATCTCAACCGGATTCGCGAGATCCAGCTGGGTCGTGTTTTCTCCCGGGTGGCCGGCGTCGCCCTGGGCGATGCCTACAAGGCTGAGATCAGCCATGACCTCAACCAGGGTCCACTGCATGTTCCTCTGACCAGCACAAAGCGGCATCACTTCGGCACCAGCGATGTTCAGGTCAATCCGTTGACCACACGGATGATTGACTCTGCTTTGAACAACGTCGGCACCTATGGGGTTCGCTATGACGTGACTCTCAATGTTTCCGGTGCAGGACCCCATCAACTGGTGCTCAGTCACCCTGTGGTCTCTGGCAAGAAGACGTTCACAGCTTTTCGTGGATCGCTGCAGATTGTTCAGGATCGAGCCCTTCAGGAGGTTCACGTGGGCATGCGCTCAGGGGAAAGCCTGGCCCTGGCTGATCTCAACCTGGTGCCAGGCACCCGCAAGGCGGTGAAGGTGAGTCTGGTTTATCCAGCTGATGCCACACCAGGCCATCTCCTCAGCGTTGTTCCCGTGCAGCAGCTGGCCATGCTTCATCGATGCAAGCAACAACAGCGAGATGCCCAGTTGAAACTTGCAGACTCCAAATCCCGCAAGGTGGGGCCGAAGAGCGCTCCTCCTCCTCCAGAAGCAAAGCCTGTTGTTGTGAACCCTGCACCTGTAAGTCCAACAACGTTGAAGCCGGCCCCAGGGATTCCTGCCGTGATTCCCGTGGCCAGTCCCCGTTATGGCGATGTGGTTCGTTCTCAGCAGCAATGGTTGCTCCAGCTTCAGGGTCGATAA
- a CDS encoding SpoIID/LytB domain-containing protein: protein MPFRRHFWPPALFGSLLMAALIGWLARPLPQRSDQPSSSLLALLDHDATVGSRVVPRVPPGSDHVPLEIRVGLVSQSPITAFRPGPNMLFRNQHGSVILAQQLLNSLAAFTPHEIYCSSGPVQINQQHYRGDVSLLNGQDDWLPVVSLDLETYVASVVGAEMPSACHREAPKAKAVAARSYAIAHLARPATTAYYLGDTTRWQVFGGGISITTASRSATREARGIIISYSGGIVESLYASNAQVSAEAHGHLGASMSQTGAQRLARQGLPFNAILGKYYA from the coding sequence GTGCCCTTTCGCCGTCATTTCTGGCCACCGGCCCTGTTCGGAAGCCTGCTCATGGCTGCGTTGATCGGCTGGTTGGCTCGGCCACTCCCCCAGCGGTCTGATCAGCCGAGCTCCAGCTTGCTTGCGCTGCTCGATCACGACGCAACTGTTGGTTCCCGTGTTGTTCCAAGGGTGCCGCCGGGTTCTGATCATGTGCCCCTGGAGATCCGCGTCGGTCTGGTCAGCCAGAGCCCCATCACCGCCTTCCGGCCAGGACCCAACATGCTTTTCCGCAATCAGCACGGCTCTGTAATTCTTGCTCAACAGCTGCTGAACAGCCTTGCTGCGTTCACTCCGCATGAGATTTATTGCTCCAGTGGACCTGTTCAGATCAACCAGCAGCACTATCGAGGCGATGTATCCCTGCTCAATGGCCAAGATGATTGGCTTCCGGTGGTCTCGCTTGACCTGGAGACTTATGTGGCTTCAGTGGTTGGCGCCGAAATGCCCAGCGCATGTCATCGGGAAGCACCGAAAGCGAAGGCCGTTGCAGCCCGCTCCTACGCGATTGCGCATCTCGCCCGACCTGCAACGACGGCGTATTACCTGGGTGACACAACCCGTTGGCAGGTGTTTGGAGGGGGGATAAGTATAACCACAGCCAGTCGTTCAGCAACACGGGAGGCCCGCGGGATCATCATCAGTTACAGCGGAGGCATTGTGGAAAGCCTTTATGCGTCGAACGCGCAAGTGAGTGCTGAAGCCCATGGCCATCTCGGCGCCAGCATGAGTCAAACCGGTGCTCAGCGACTTGCCCGTCAGGGACTTCCCTTCAATGCCATTCTCGGCAAGTACTACGCATGA
- a CDS encoding YqhA family protein, producing the protein MWKFRLISIVPVVLSLLGSVGCFVIGAIEVINAFLVIMRLSFTTKSVAAKTIAQMVGGVDYFVIGIALLIFGYGIYELVISDLDPRLEGGEEQHNNILSVNSLQSLKNNLSNVIVVGLIVAAFKKTIGFEVNNATDLLALYGSVAMLALSAWLIVRSHGAEHKT; encoded by the coding sequence ATCTGGAAATTCCGGCTAATCAGCATTGTTCCGGTGGTGTTGAGCCTGCTCGGAAGCGTTGGCTGCTTCGTGATTGGGGCGATCGAAGTCATCAATGCCTTTCTCGTGATCATGCGGCTGTCCTTCACGACCAAGAGCGTTGCCGCCAAGACAATCGCTCAGATGGTTGGAGGGGTTGATTACTTCGTGATCGGCATCGCCCTGCTGATCTTTGGCTATGGCATCTATGAGCTGGTGATTTCAGACCTGGATCCACGCCTTGAGGGTGGGGAAGAGCAGCACAACAACATTCTCTCTGTGAACAGCCTTCAAAGCCTGAAAAACAATCTGTCCAATGTGATTGTCGTGGGCCTGATTGTCGCTGCGTTCAAAAAGACCATTGGCTTCGAGGTGAACAACGCCACCGACCTGTTGGCGCTGTATGGGTCTGTGGCAATGCTGGCCCTCAGTGCCTGGCTGATTGTTCGCAGCCACGGCGCCGAACACAAGACCTGA
- the apcD gene encoding allophycocyanin subunit alpha-B, whose protein sequence is MSVVRDLILQADDDLRYPTSGELRTMVDFLDQGAMRVSVVKVLTENEKKIVDESAKQLFGRKPEYVAPGGNAYGQRQRAQCLRDYSWYLRLITYGVLAGSTEMIQEIGLVGAREMYNSLGVPMPGMVEAMKCMKQASLSLLSEQQVKLASPYFDFLIQGMQTST, encoded by the coding sequence ATGAGCGTTGTCCGGGATCTCATCCTCCAGGCCGATGACGATCTGCGGTATCCCACCAGCGGAGAACTCCGCACCATGGTGGATTTCCTTGACCAAGGCGCCATGCGCGTTTCTGTGGTCAAGGTTCTGACCGAAAACGAGAAGAAGATCGTCGACGAATCCGCCAAGCAACTGTTTGGTCGCAAACCTGAATACGTCGCACCTGGCGGCAATGCCTATGGTCAGCGCCAGCGGGCCCAGTGTCTGCGCGACTACAGCTGGTATCTGCGTCTGATCACCTACGGAGTGCTGGCCGGCAGCACCGAAATGATCCAGGAGATCGGCCTAGTGGGTGCCCGCGAGATGTACAACAGCCTCGGTGTTCCGATGCCTGGCATGGTCGAAGCGATGAAGTGCATGAAGCAAGCGTCCCTGTCGCTGTTGTCGGAACAGCAGGTGAAGCTCGCGTCTCCATACTTCGACTTCTTGATTCAGGGCATGCAGACGTCGACCTGA
- the rlmD gene encoding 23S rRNA (uracil(1939)-C(5))-methyltransferase RlmD, translating to MTKVDSPHSSEPRPGLTIELEAVDLDRDGKGLARWNNWVIVVADLLPGERATVQLQQRQKSRWLSRRVDQISFSAERRRPPCILADDCGGCTLQRLDDSAQTRWKAQQLQQTMQRIGGIDVAPAATIVDAERCFGYRNRALIPLKRDQNGRLKAGYFRPKTHKIVNLNHCPVLDPRLDTFVEPLKQDLDSGGWPADHDLLEAQGLRHLGLRLASATGDVLITLISSHAQLRGLEDLAQSWVERWPEVKGVCLNLQPEANNLVLGRKTHCLAGVPTIEEQFCGIKLALSSTTFVQVNTPQAERIVQLLTDWLLNQCAGALVVDAYCGVGTIALPLAKAGFDVQGLELNPDSVEQARLNAMHNGLSSRCAFHAGDVADLLAAHLDDCQALVLDPPRRGLDRRVVDSILEQPPVVVVYLSCDPATQARDLKALLAPSGSYELEVLQPVDFFPQTTHLESLALLKRVSS from the coding sequence ATGACCAAAGTCGATAGCCCGCACAGCAGTGAACCGCGGCCCGGGCTCACGATCGAGCTCGAGGCTGTTGACCTGGATCGCGACGGCAAGGGTCTGGCCCGTTGGAACAACTGGGTGATCGTCGTTGCTGATCTTTTGCCGGGGGAGCGTGCCACCGTTCAGCTGCAGCAACGTCAGAAGTCGCGCTGGTTGAGCCGTCGTGTGGACCAGATCTCGTTTTCCGCAGAGCGGCGTCGCCCTCCCTGCATCCTTGCCGATGACTGTGGTGGTTGCACCCTGCAACGTCTGGACGACTCTGCACAAACCCGTTGGAAAGCCCAGCAGCTTCAACAGACCATGCAGCGCATTGGGGGCATTGATGTTGCCCCTGCAGCCACCATTGTTGATGCTGAACGCTGCTTTGGTTACCGCAACAGGGCCTTGATCCCTCTAAAGCGGGATCAGAACGGACGCTTGAAGGCCGGCTACTTCCGACCGAAGACCCACAAGATTGTCAATCTGAACCACTGCCCGGTGCTCGATCCACGCCTGGACACGTTTGTGGAGCCTCTCAAGCAAGACCTCGATTCAGGTGGGTGGCCGGCGGACCATGACCTGCTCGAAGCCCAGGGTCTGCGCCATCTCGGACTTCGTCTGGCCAGCGCAACGGGAGACGTGTTGATCACGTTGATCAGCAGCCATGCTCAGCTTCGAGGCCTAGAGGATCTCGCTCAGAGCTGGGTGGAGCGTTGGCCTGAGGTGAAAGGGGTGTGCCTTAACCTTCAACCCGAGGCCAACAACCTGGTGCTTGGTCGCAAAACCCATTGCCTCGCTGGAGTTCCCACCATCGAGGAACAGTTCTGCGGCATCAAGCTCGCCCTCAGCAGCACCACCTTTGTTCAGGTGAACACGCCGCAGGCGGAACGGATCGTTCAGCTGCTCACCGACTGGCTCTTGAACCAGTGCGCCGGCGCACTGGTGGTCGACGCTTATTGCGGCGTCGGAACCATTGCCCTGCCCCTGGCCAAGGCCGGTTTTGATGTTCAGGGCCTGGAACTCAATCCCGACTCGGTGGAGCAGGCCCGGCTGAATGCCATGCATAACGGCCTTTCCTCCCGCTGTGCATTTCATGCCGGCGATGTTGCAGACCTCCTCGCTGCGCATCTGGACGACTGTCAGGCGCTGGTGTTGGATCCACCGCGCCGGGGTCTGGATCGACGCGTGGTGGACAGCATCCTTGAGCAGCCTCCTGTCGTGGTGGTCTACCTCAGCTGTGACCCCGCCACGCAAGCACGGGATCTGAAAGCTTTGCTCGCTCCATCAGGTTCCTACGAGCTGGAGGTGCTCCAGCCCGTGGACTTCTTCCCCCAGACAACGCACCTTGAGTCGTTGGCGCTGCTGAAACGGGTCAGCTCCTGA
- a CDS encoding small RNA NsiR4-regulated ssr1528 family protein: MAIAGPDGVDAAIEAGVDLDGSPIPEAMLALYNQVMDLESQRARSGVLKSMRNRVVKTGAKHFDQDTLNQRLLKAGWDGLKDKEIAFFYG; the protein is encoded by the coding sequence ATGGCCATTGCCGGACCGGACGGTGTTGATGCCGCCATCGAAGCGGGTGTGGATCTCGATGGAAGTCCAATCCCTGAAGCGATGCTCGCTCTCTATAACCAGGTGATGGATCTGGAAAGTCAGCGCGCTCGCAGTGGTGTTCTGAAATCGATGCGCAACCGGGTGGTTAAGACCGGAGCCAAGCATTTCGACCAGGACACCCTCAATCAGAGGCTCCTGAAGGCCGGATGGGACGGTCTGAAGGACAAGGAGATTGCTTTCTTCTACGGATGA
- a CDS encoding DUF4922 domain-containing protein has protein sequence MTSELLQKAIEVTVAATASGALVPLDTSLTHLMGDGGSRFELRHLLSATPKHLRASGPKPNPFLPWDQRLEVDRIGESHVVILNKYPVQTTHMLLITQDWQPQTGWLSMEDWRSLARVDAMTTGLWFFNSGPDAGASQPHRHLQLLPRSAGERICAREDWFQRCAEGTTTSAQDPLLHSARVAPIRSTLTAETLHQLYLALAADLGLGHPTTDDCPRGAYNLLLSSQWMAMVRRGREGIRGFSVNALGFAGSLLSTELSDRQWIQRAGPEALLQAVVDGQS, from the coding sequence ATGACCAGTGAACTGCTTCAAAAAGCGATCGAGGTCACGGTTGCAGCGACCGCATCCGGGGCGCTGGTGCCGCTTGACACCTCGTTGACCCACCTCATGGGGGATGGAGGAAGTCGCTTTGAGTTGCGCCATCTGCTCAGCGCCACACCCAAACACCTTCGAGCATCAGGACCGAAGCCGAATCCGTTTCTCCCCTGGGACCAACGTCTGGAGGTTGATCGGATCGGTGAGTCCCACGTCGTGATCCTGAACAAATATCCCGTTCAGACCACGCACATGTTGCTGATCACGCAGGACTGGCAACCCCAGACCGGTTGGTTATCGATGGAGGATTGGCGCTCCCTCGCCCGGGTCGATGCAATGACGACGGGGCTGTGGTTTTTCAACAGTGGTCCTGATGCCGGCGCCAGTCAGCCCCATCGGCATCTGCAGTTGTTACCGCGTTCAGCAGGGGAGCGGATCTGTGCTCGCGAGGATTGGTTCCAGCGCTGTGCGGAGGGCACAACAACGTCTGCTCAGGATCCTCTGTTGCATAGTGCACGGGTCGCGCCGATCCGTTCAACCCTGACGGCCGAGACGCTTCATCAGCTGTATCTCGCTCTGGCTGCAGACCTCGGGTTGGGGCACCCCACCACCGACGACTGCCCTCGAGGGGCTTACAACCTGCTGCTTTCAAGCCAGTGGATGGCCATGGTTCGCCGCGGAAGGGAGGGCATTCGTGGCTTCAGTGTCAACGCCCTTGGCTTCGCAGGATCCTTGTTGAGCACCGAGCTTTCCGATCGGCAATGGATTCAGCGTGCGGGGCCAGAAGCTCTGCTTCAAGCCGTTGTTGACGGGCAGAGCTGA
- a CDS encoding DUF2237 family protein, producing MSSSSPEFPPARNVLGDPLQSCSCEPMTGWYRNGLCQTDPSDHGQHSICCVMTEQFLSYSKAQGNDLSTPMPAFQFPGLKPGDHWCVCAPRWKQAYEDGVAPLVRLEATEESALTVVSLDQLKQHAHQSID from the coding sequence ATGTCCAGCAGTAGCCCCGAATTTCCGCCGGCCAGGAACGTTCTTGGTGACCCACTGCAGAGTTGCAGTTGTGAGCCGATGACGGGTTGGTATCGCAATGGTCTCTGTCAAACCGATCCATCGGATCACGGCCAGCACAGCATCTGCTGCGTGATGACTGAACAATTTCTCAGTTACAGCAAGGCCCAGGGCAATGACTTGAGCACGCCGATGCCCGCTTTTCAGTTCCCGGGCTTGAAACCAGGGGACCACTGGTGCGTCTGTGCGCCGCGCTGGAAGCAGGCCTACGAGGATGGCGTGGCACCTCTTGTGCGCCTGGAGGCCACGGAAGAGAGCGCCCTGACGGTCGTCAGCCTTGACCAGCTCAAGCAGCACGCTCACCAATCGATCGATTGA
- a CDS encoding molecular chaperone DnaJ: MVALIDQLKGEYGARSRGRVLEMLLQDLLDPGDAASDPEIAPIKDDPQPAATSRSDEVTSLVLISTGNDLLGVEEIPTSASGVPSGGAATGIDLPGFVSKRTSQLKATLRSPQQRDSAQNEPLVSTVDSVDLREASAAAEEHWRSLYGQPPGPTVIEAAMTWLARDVWSSTDASDGRPFTWSAANAAVETLCAGWESGDPSLGRVMVVAGALEDPFATSALAERMPTLIRRFVNRFRRSRQVTSFETLESTMTVHGALKLLGMSTQAGTSVTLSSIRDAYKQRALEEHPDAGGSTDAMRRLNEAYRLLRELYRNR, encoded by the coding sequence ATGGTCGCGTTGATTGACCAGCTCAAGGGTGAATACGGAGCGCGTTCCCGTGGCCGAGTGCTTGAAATGCTCCTGCAGGATCTGCTCGACCCTGGTGATGCGGCATCGGATCCCGAGATCGCACCCATCAAGGATGATCCTCAACCAGCAGCAACAAGCAGATCTGATGAGGTCACCAGTCTCGTTCTGATCTCAACGGGCAACGATTTACTTGGTGTTGAAGAGATTCCAACCTCAGCATCTGGGGTTCCCTCGGGGGGGGCTGCCACGGGCATTGATCTGCCGGGGTTCGTGAGCAAGCGCACCAGTCAGCTCAAAGCGACCCTTCGCTCTCCGCAGCAGCGGGATTCTGCACAGAACGAGCCGCTTGTCTCAACGGTGGATTCCGTTGATCTCAGAGAGGCCAGTGCTGCAGCTGAAGAACACTGGAGGTCCTTGTACGGCCAACCACCGGGCCCAACCGTGATTGAAGCCGCCATGACCTGGCTGGCCCGTGATGTCTGGTCCAGCACCGATGCCAGTGATGGGCGTCCATTCACCTGGTCGGCTGCGAATGCGGCCGTTGAAACGCTCTGTGCCGGCTGGGAGTCAGGCGATCCATCGCTGGGACGTGTGATGGTGGTGGCCGGAGCTCTTGAGGATCCCTTTGCCACGTCTGCATTGGCGGAGCGCATGCCGACCCTGATCCGTCGCTTTGTAAACCGGTTCCGTCGCAGCCGGCAGGTCACCTCCTTCGAAACTCTGGAGTCAACGATGACGGTGCACGGGGCGCTCAAGCTCTTGGGTATGTCGACCCAGGCAGGCACTTCGGTCACCCTGAGCTCCATCCGGGATGCTTACAAGCAACGGGCACTTGAAGAACACCCGGATGCGGGTGGTTCCACCGATGCGATGCGGCGACTCAATGAGGCGTATCGGTTGCTGCGCGAGCTGTACCGAAACCGCTAA